Proteins from a single region of Alternaria dauci strain A2016 chromosome 4, whole genome shotgun sequence:
- a CDS encoding mitochondrial 54S ribosomal protein uL14m yields the protein MIQLKTLVNCIDNSGAAIVECVNVLRSKRPAKVGDRIVVVVKKQRNFGPETGNSVSISAANKVRRGDVRHAVVVRTAKKWQRPDGSVVKFDDNACVLINKAGEPIGSRVSGVVAAELRQKQWSKILSLAPMHV from the exons ATGATTCAATTAAAG ACCCTCGTAAATTGCATCGACAACTCGGGCGCCGCCATAGTCGAATGTGTCAACGTCCTGCGATCCAAACGCCCCGCGAAAGTCG GCGACCGCATAGTAGTCGTCGTAAAGAAGCAGCGAAATTTCGGCCCGGAAACCGGTAACAGCGTCTCCATCAGCGCAGCCAACAAAGTACGACGAGGAGATGTACGGCACGCGGTTGTAGTACGCACAGCGAAGAAGTGGCAGCGCCCGGATGGCAGTGTAGTCAAGTTCGACGACAATGCCTGCGTGCTGATCAACAAGGCCGGGGAACCGATTGGGTCCAGAGTCAGTGGTGTCGTTGCGGCGGAACTGAGGCAGAAACAGTGGTCAAAAATCCTGTCGCTGGCGCCCATGCACGTGTAA